One genomic segment of Panicum virgatum strain AP13 chromosome 2N, P.virgatum_v5, whole genome shotgun sequence includes these proteins:
- the LOC120659812 gene encoding uncharacterized protein LOC120659812 — protein sequence MSSSDSPKVSGRKADKDKDGGNDDEKGGFFDKVKDFIQDVGEKIEEAVTIGAPSADVIGIHIPHVSLEKIELIVDVMIVNPNPVPIPLVDIEYSIESEGRKLVSGTIPDAGTIHARGTETIKIPLLLIYDDIRSTYKEIKPGSIIPYRVKVVLHIDIPVLGRISIPLQKNGKIPVPYRPDVDIEKIKFEQFSFEESTATLHLNLDNKNDFDLGLNSMDYEVWLANVSIASAELKESTNIKKQEITTMNLPISFRPKDFGSAMWDMIRGKGTGYSIKGHIDVNTPFGHMKIPISKEGGTTRLKKGDDDDDDDKVYII from the coding sequence ATGTCGTCCTCGGACAGTCCAAAAGTGAGTGGAAGGAAGGCCGACAAGGACAAAGATGGAGGCAACGATGATGAAAAGGGAGGTTTCTTCGACAAGGTTAAGGATTTCATCCAAGATGTTGGGGAGAAGATCGAGGAAGCAGTAACCATTGGAGCGCCTTCGGCCGATGTTATTGGGATCCACATCCCCCACGTCAGCCTGGAGAAGATAGAGCTCATTGTTGATGTTATGATTGTCAACCCGAACCCTGTCCCCATCCCTCTTGTCGACATCGAGTACTCGATCGAGAGTGAGGGAAGGAAGCTCGTGTCCGGAACAATCCCTGATGCTGGGACCATACATGCTCGTGGTACAGAGACCATCAAGATTCCCCTTCTACTGATTTATGATGACATCAGGAGCACATACAAGGAGATCAAGCCTGGAAGCATCATTCCTTACAGAGTCAAGGTCGTTCTTCACATAGATATACCTGTACTTGGGAGGATTTCTATACCGTTACAGAAAAACGGTAAGATTCCGGTGCCATACAGACCGGATGTCGACATTGAAAAGATCAAGTTTGAACAGTTCTCTTTCGAAGAGTCGACCGCGACCCTCCATTTGAATCTGGACAACAAGAATGATTTTGACTTGGGGCTGAACTCAATGGATTATGAAGTGTGGCTCGCTAATGTGAGCATTGCCTCTGCTGAGCTCAAAGAATCTACCAATATTAAGAAACAGGAGATAACAACTATGAACTTGCCTATCAGCTTCAGGCCTAAGGATTTCGGTTCTGCTATGTGGGATATGATTAGGGGAAAGGGAACTGGTTACAGCATAAAGGGACACATTGACGTCAACACACCTTTCGGACACATGAAAATACCTATAAGCAAAGAGGGGGGAACAACTCGTCTTAAGAAGGGggatgacgacgatgacgacgataaGGTATATATTATCTGA
- the LOC120659814 gene encoding uncharacterized protein LOC120659814 translates to MSARREIVSYHPLPAPGVVNSLKDEFQSRVMETVGNAINSFDPKSLPQHIERGLGTAGNIINSFEPKWSGQKEFDFGGEADFLDGYQCPDKYWGSAPVKAQKPVNIKNLLGGVMAIIGRNLKNTEDEHPKDNKTSVSFLGSSDDGNTFLHSSVYMPSAPPVLDEEALNYNIYRAVLEAEPPEWLPDSYASSCMQCAAPFTAVTRGRHHCRFCGGIFCRACSKGRCLLPAKFRERNPQRVCDACYDRLDPLQNLLINSVSNASQTAKHDVMDWTCARGWLNLPIGLTMEHEIYKAANTLTSYSQVARINPEKSIPHAVLSGASGLAILTVVKAGAILTYKLGTGLVVARRSDGSWSAPSAILSGGFGWGAQVGGELMDFIIVLRGPEAVQTFCSRMHFSLGAGVSAAAGPVGRVLEADMRAGDKGSGVCYTYSCSKGAFIGISLEGNLVATRMDANLRFYGDPYLTTSDILMGNVERPNAAKILYTALDDLYSGLDC, encoded by the exons ATGTCAGCACGTAGGGAGATTGTCTCCTACCACCCGTTGCCTGCACCAGGAGTAGTGAACAGCCTCAAGGATGAGTTCCAGTCGAGAGTTATGGAAACGGTTGGCAATGCGATCAACTCATTTGATCCAAAGTCGTTGCCTCAGCATATAGAAAGGGGATTGGGAACAGCTGGAAACATCATTAATTCATTTGAGCCAAAATGGTCTGGCCAAAAGGAGTTTGATTTTGGTGGGGAAGCTGATTTCCTTGATGGATATCAGTGCCCTGATAAGTATTGGGGTTCTGCGCCAGTGAAGGCGCAAAAGCCAGTAAACATTAAGAACCTGCTGGGCGGTGTAATGGCGATCATTGGTCGCAATTTGAAAAATACTGAAGATGAACATCCAAAGGACAATAAGACTAGTGTCTCTTTTCTGGGGTCAAGTGATGATGGGAACACATTCTTGCATTCTTCTGTCTACATGCCAAGTGCCCCACCAGTTCTTGATGAAGAAGCCTTGAATTACAACATTTATAGGGCTGTTCTGGAAGCAGAGCCACCAGAATGGCTTCCTGATAGCTATGCTAGCTCGTGCATGCAGTGCGCTGCTCCTTTCACTGCTGTTACCCGAGGACGACATCATTGCCGATTCTGCGGAGGGATATTCTGCAGGGCATGCTCAAAAGGAAGATGTCTGTTGCCTGCCAAGTTCCGTGAGCGGAATCCACAGAGAGTTTGTGATGCTTGTTATGATAGGCTAGATCCATTGCAGAACTTATTGATCAATTCTGTCAGCAATGCCTCACAAACCGCAAAGCATGATGTTATGGATTGGACTTGTGCAAGAGGGTGGTTAAATTTGCCTATTGGGTTAACAATGGAGCATGAGATTTACAAGGCAGCAAATACCTTGACAAGTTACAGCCAG GTTGCAAGAATAAACCCTGAGAAGTCCATTCCACATGCAGTACTTAGTGGAGCAAGTGGGCTTGCCATATTGACAGTTGTAAAAGCTGGTGCTATTCTTACTTACAAACTTGGGACTGGCCTAGTAGTTGCTCGAAGATCTGATGGGTCATGGTCTGCACCATCTGCTATACTTTCTGGTGGTTTTGGATGGGGAGCGCAG GTTGGTGGTGAGCTAATGGATTTCATTATAGTGCTTCGAGGTCCAGAAGCTGTCCAAACGTTCTGCAGTCGAATGCATTTTTCACTAGGGGCAGGTGTTAGTGCTGCAGCAGGACCTGTGGGCAGAGTATTAGAAGCAGACATGAGAGCTGGTGATAAAGGGTCAGGAGTTTGTTATACATATAGCTGCAGCAAAG GTGCTTTCATCGGTATTTCATTAGAAGGGAATCTAGTTGCCACACGGATGGATGCTAATCTGCGGTTTTACGGGGACCCCTATCTAACAACCAGCGACATCCTCATGGGGAATGTGGAAAGGCCAAATGCTGCCAAGATTCTTTACACCGCACTGGATGATCTCTACTCCGGGCTGGATTGCTAG